TCGCCGAAGTGAACGCCAGCCGGACTCTGCAACTCGATCTGGATCGGCCCGAAATAGCGGTTGTAGTGCTCCCCCGCCCGGATCCAGAAGGCCTCCCCACGACGCACCGGCGTCCCCGTCAGACTCAGCACCTGGGAGGGATTCGAGGGACCCAGCGGGCCGCCCGGATACCGGAAAATCTCCGCGCTGTTCCACAGGACCGGGGCAGGCGCCAGAAAGGTCTCGAACGTCGGCGGACCGGCCGGCGGCGTGGGAAACCCAATGAAGTTCAGACCCGTCGTGGTCCATGAATCCAAGGGAGGCACCGGACGACCCAACACCGACCAGGTGTAGGCGGGCGACCCGGCCTCGACGCGGACAAGATACGCCCCGTTGCCGGTCAGGCGGGTCAGCGAAGACGAGGCGCCCAGGCCCCGCACCCAACTGCTCCAGGGCGTGCCGCTCTCCGAAGGCACCGATGGGCTGGCTGTGAATTGTGCCGTCGGTGCCAGCGGGTTCCATCGCCAAACCTCCTCGATGGGATGCCCCGGTATCCCCGCCATGAAGTCATCGATCGGAACATGGGAGGCATCCACATGCAGGTACACCGCGTTCCAGCCGGGCTGAAGCGTGACGCTCTGCGTCAGCCATTGCCCGGATGCCACGGGCGCGAGGAGACAAACCCCTCCCGCCACCGCGCCCGTCAGCCATCGAATCGAAACCTTCATCTCGGGCCTCACGCTTCAATCCTCCTTCACGGCTTGCGATACAAATACCAGGTCGGGCGGGGATCCAGGCGCTGCATCGCGCCCAGCCTCTGGCCTTCGGCCCGCCCGCCGAATACCAGCAACTCAACCCCGTTCCACCCCGCCACCATCTCCGCCCGGGCCACCGGCCCGCCCTCGCCCGTCAGCGGCCGCCACTGGCCCGTGATCGGGTCCCAGGCCGCACCCGTGGCCAGCGCACCGCCCCCCGCCTCGCCACCCCACACCACCATCTCCTCCCCGGTCCACACCGCGGCGTGTCCCGTCCGCGCCGTCGGCGCCCCCTCGGTCGGCACGGCACTCCAAACGTCCAGCAGCGGGTCGTACATCGCACCGTCCCCCAGCGGATTGCCCCCGGCATCGCGCCCGCCCCAGATCACCATCCGGGTCCCCGTCCAGACCGCCGTATGCCCGCGCCGGGCCCCGGGCGCACCCACCGTGCTGATGGCCCGCCACTCGAACGGCCCGCCGAAATCGTCGAAAACCAGTTGAGCGCCATTCCCCAGCACCCCTGACATCCCCTGCCCTCCCCAGATCAACGCCCGCTGGCCCGTCCAAACCACCGTCGCCCCCGACCGTCCCACCGGTGCCCCAGGCAGCCCCAGAGGTGACCATGCATTCAGAACCGGATCATAGACGGCGCCCGATGCCAGTGGCCCCGTGCTGTTGCGCCCACCCCAAATCAACATCCCAGCCCCGGTCCACACCGCCACATGACCGTCCCGCCCCTCCAGGGCTCCCGCACTCGCCAGCGGTGACCAGGTCTGCGTCGCCGGTCGAAAGCGACCGCCACTACTGAGATAGCCGGCCGCCGAGAACCCGCCCCAGACAATGAAATCCTGCCCGCTCCATACCCCCGAATGCCCGGTTCGCCCCGTCGGCGCCTGAATCGCAGGCAATCCCACCCACCCATCCGATGCCGGCCGATACGCCGCACCCGAACCGGAAAAGACATCGGCCCCTACCTCGCCGCCCCACACAAGAAACTCCGTCCCGGTCCAAACGCCCGCCGCCCCCGTCCGCGGCGCCGGCGCTCCCTCCGTGGCACCGGAGCGCCATTCGCCAGGACTCAGCGTGGAAAACATCCGGTATCCGTCCGCGACCATCGATGGATCTCCCTGAACTGCCGACGCCAGCACCATCCCCTTCGGCAATGAACCCGAAGGACCGGAACCGCCTCCCCCTCCGCCCGCCTCCAAGGTCTCGATGCGCTCCAGAAGAACCGCCAGGTCCAGACTGAACCGCACGCGCAGCGCATTGCTCGCCGCCGCCAGATCCGTGTCCGTGTACGCCACGTTGCCGGGCAACTGGCCCGGCTCCAATACGCCCGCAATCCGGCCCGCGGTCACCGCTCCATCCGCCAGCTTCGCACCGGTCACCGCCCCATCCACGAGCTTCGCCGTCCCCACACTCCCTTCCGCCAACCCCGTACCCGTCACCGCCTGTGGCGCCAGTTGCGCACTTCCCACCGAACCCGCCGCCAACTTCCCTGCTCCCACAGATCCGTCCGCCAGCTTCGAACCGGTCACCGCCCCATCCATGAGCTTCGCCGTCCCAACGCTCCCATCCGCCAACCCCGCACCCGTCACCGCCTGCGGCGCCAGTTGCGCACTCCCCACCGAACCCGCGGCCAACTTCCCTGCTCCCACAGATCCATCCGCCAGCTTCGCACCCGTCACCGCCCCATCCGCGAGCTTCGCCGTCCCCACGCTCCCGTCCGCCAACCCCGCACCCGTCACCGCCTGCGGCGCCAGTTGCGCACTCCCCACCGAACCCGCCGCCAACTTCCCTGCCCCCACAGATCCGTCCGCCAGCTTCACACCCGTCACCGCCCCATCCGCGAGCTTCGCCGTCCCCACGCTCCCGTCCGCCAACCCCGCACCCGTCACCGCCTGCGGCGCCAGTTGCGCACTCCCCACCGAACTCGCCGCCAACTTCCCCGCCACCACAGATCCGTCCGCCAGCTTCGCACCGGTCACCGCGCCATCCATGAGCTTCGGCGTCCCCACACTCCCATCCGCCAACTTCGCACCCGTCACCGCCCCATCCACAAGCTTCGCCGTCCCCACACTCCCATCCGCCAACCCCGCACCCGTCACCGCCTGCGGCGCCAGTTGCCCACTCCCCACCGAACCCGCGGCCAACTTCCCTGCTCCCACAGATCCATCCGCCAGCTTCGCACCCGTCACCGCGCCATCCACAAGCTTCGCCGTCCCCACGCTCCCATCCGCCAACCCCGCACCCGTCACCGCCTGCGGCGCCAGTTGCGCCGCCCCGATGGCACCGTCCTGGACGGTGGAGGCGATCAGGGCGTACCCCACCGCGGCCACCCGTTGATCCGGAGACAACCGTTCAAAACCCGATGATCCGTCATGGAACCAGACCCGGAGATACACGTCGCCGCCCGCGAAGGCCCCGACCGGCAGAGCGGCCATGTTGGGAAGCGAGACATCGCCCAGCAGGATCGAGTACAGCCCCTGCGCCACCGGAACCGACACGGCGGCATCCGGTTCCCCGTCGCCCGTGGTGTCCGGAGCGTTGCGCCAAAACACCGCCGTGCCCGTGGCGTTCACCAGACTGAACTTGAAGTGGCCCGTCCCGTTGAACCCCACGCCATCCACCAGAACCCGCCCCTGGTAGTGGATCAGCGCCGGGACTTGGGCGACGCCGATGCCAACGCCCCCAAAGAGGAGAACCAGGAAGAGTCGAAGGACACTCAACGTCCGATTCGAAGCAGGGACCCAAGGGCGCCGTTCCACTGTCCCGAAGTGCCCTCCGCCCGACAGGTCACAACCCTTCCTCCAAGGGACCCGCTGCGTGAAGGAATCTCTCCAGACCCGGACCGAATCGGACCACCCGTGTTTCGCGGAATTGAAGGGCACCATGGGCCACACGGGATCAGCGGCTCTTCCGTCCGCTTCAGGGTTCCCCGGCAACTCACCACAAAAATCGAGCGCAAGACCTCCCTGCCCGTGCTGCGTGCGCAAATCACCAAAAACAACCCGCACCGTCAAGCGGCGAGTTGACCGAAATGAAAAATTCACGGTCCGGTAACGACGTCACGCCAACGCCTCCTTCCCGCCTCGTCCTGCTTCTCACCGAAAGACTCGCAGAGAGTCTCGACGTCGCTCTCTTCCCCGCCGGCTTCCCTCCCGCATCCCAGCGGGGAGGGCCTTTCTCAGCGGACCAGTTCCGGCGCCAGGAAGTAGAGACCCGCCCGCAGATTGGGCATGGCGATCCCCAGGTCCACCGTCACCCGGGCCTCCTCCCCCTGCCCGAACAGACGGAACAACGACCCAAATCCCATCGGCCTCAGATACTGCACCAGCCGCGCATCCTGGATCCCCGCCAGCCTCCGGGCCCTTTCCACCGCCGTGTCGAAGTTCCCCAGTTCATCCACCATCCCCAGCGTCCACGCCTCCTTCCCCGACAACAGCCGTCCGTCCGCGTAATCCTCCCAACTCCGCGCCAACGCACGTCCACGGTCCCGCTCCTCGCCGGAATTGTCCTCGTTCCGCGCCCGCGCCAGCCCGCGTCCCTCCTCGACCACCGACTTGAACCGCTCGAACGTCTCGTTGACCAGATCCTGGACGATCCGCCGCTCCTCCGAGGTGATCTCCTCCTCGCGCTTGCTCGGACTCAGCATGTCCTTCAAATCCCCGCTCTTGAACACCTGCGGGCTCACCCCGACCTTGTCCATCAATCCGCGCCAGTTGTAGCCCTGCATGATCACCCCGATGCTCCCGGTGATCGTCAACTCGTGCGCCACAATCCACTGGCAGGGAGCCGCGACGTAATACCCACCCGACGCCGCCAACCTCCCCATCGACGCCACCATCGGCTTGTCGTGCCTTTCCTGGAAGGCCTGCAAACGCTGGTAGATCTCGTCCGAGGCCAGCACCTCGCCCCCCGGCGAATCCACCCGCACCACCACCGCCTTCACATGCGGATCCTGCGCCGCCCGTTCGAGTTGCCGCTCCACGTGGGTCACCAGCGTGTTCCCCATGTAATCCCATGGATCGCCGGAGATGATGCCCGTCAGGTCCATCACCACGATCTTGTTCCGCGTCCCCGCCGGCCGCAGCACCACCTCCCGCAACTCGTCCGTCCGGCTCGACCCGCCAAATCCTCCCATCGCACTGACCCGCATCGTCCGGACCTGGTCGGAAACGTAGCCGACCACCAGCACCCCGCCGATCCCCAGCACCACCAGCACGCCCACCACCCACCACCATCCCGAGATCCCGGACCGCTTCGGCGCCGGCGGACCGTCAACCCGGCCCGGCGCCGGGCCGCAAGGCACCGTGCCCGATAGAGCCGGGCCCCTCGGCGGCGGCGGAGGCGAAGGAGGGGCCACCGGCGGCAACGGAGGGGGAACCCCGGCGGCAGACCCCATCCCCCCCGGCCCTCCCGGCCCTCCCCCTGCCGCTGCCGAATTCAGCGGCCCGGTTCCCCCTTCCGCCCGGGAAGGCGCCGAACCGGTTGGAGAAGTCTGCGGCGACGTGTCGTCCATGGCTGGCGACCCTAGCACCCCCCTCCTCAACGGTCACGCCCGAGTCGAATCCTCCCTAAACGATTCGTCCCCAGGGTGTGGATGAAGAGGCAACGAACCGGACCGACAACCTCCGCGAGTCCACAACCCAAGCCACCCCATCGTTGCGGCATGATCCCGGACGCTCCCCGCCGCCCCCCCCTGAATCCAAGTTCCAATCCCCTCCCCCTGTTTCCTTGTTGCCAGTGGCACGGAAGGATCAGCTTCAACCCGACAGACAACGCATGACCGTCC
The DNA window shown above is from Verrucomicrobiia bacterium and carries:
- the sppA gene encoding signal peptide peptidase SppA; protein product: MPCGPAPGRVDGPPAPKRSGISGWWWVVGVLVVLGIGGVLVVGYVSDQVRTMRVSAMGGFGGSSRTDELREVVLRPAGTRNKIVVMDLTGIISGDPWDYMGNTLVTHVERQLERAAQDPHVKAVVVRVDSPGGEVLASDEIYQRLQAFQERHDKPMVASMGRLAASGGYYVAAPCQWIVAHELTITGSIGVIMQGYNWRGLMDKVGVSPQVFKSGDLKDMLSPSKREEEITSEERRIVQDLVNETFERFKSVVEEGRGLARARNEDNSGEERDRGRALARSWEDYADGRLLSGKEAWTLGMVDELGNFDTAVERARRLAGIQDARLVQYLRPMGFGSLFRLFGQGEEARVTVDLGIAMPNLRAGLYFLAPELVR